The Coccidioides posadasii str. Silveira chromosome 2, complete sequence genomic interval ACAGTGCAGATATCGACAGGAGCAATAATAATCATAGCCATGATCGGAAGAATTTGGTTATCAACCGAGTACAGAGCCGCCATCACAGCGACAATGATTTGTTTAATGGAAGGGGTGAACAACCCCATGCTGCTGACACAAGATCCGCGGTATGCCGAGGAGGAACATCCGCATTTGCTGGGAAGCTTCAAACTTCGTGCCCAACTCAACTTTGTACCCCTGTCATCGTATCTTTTTCCAGAAGAACTGGAGAAACTCGGCGTCCAATCTCGCGGTTTGGCTGGGTAAGGCCCGTTCTTATCCGGATGATATCATCGCTGCAGCCGGCCCTGTCCGAATGAACCGCCCGTGCGAGACAGATTCAACAACGACAGATCGTCGCAGAGCGGTTGGTGTGTTGAACAGGAAGTTTCTGCTCCAGCCTGGCCGACCCTCTGCGCTCAGTGCCTGGAGAAGGATACCGTCGCCTGGCGGGAAAAAAACGCCAAGCCGCCGCCCCCCGGCACCGCCAAGCCAATCCCCCGCAATTTCCACCCCAGGCGGTTCCCCGACGCCCATTGGCCCGCGTGCGATGTTCCCCTCCACAGTCCGGGAGCGTGGAGGTACCTCAAGAATGGAGTATGCTAAGGTACCTGGGCCCCCGGAGTCCACGTAACCCGCTCGGACACGAGATGCTGCTGGAGCGCCAGAGTTCAATCGCCCGGGGCGTCGTCGATTTTGTCGGACAAGGAGGCATGGCTGTCGCCCTCGACCGACACATTAGCAATCACGTTTCTGAGTGCGTGACTCGGGGGAATTGATCCGTTGCGAGAGATCTGCGGTGATGTCCACGAGACCCTCCAAACAAGGTTTAGTCCACAACATCTGATCCGATCTCTGCCCCTCCGTCAACCCGTCTTTGCCGCCATCAGTAAATATATCTCTTGCCAGGCTAATACCACCATCGAAGCGCTGCGGAACAACCACGGGAAAAGCAAGTCTCCGCCCAGGAATCTCAGCGGTAGTTACTTCGTTACGAgtcaagggaaaaaaaataaaaataaaaataaaaacaaaaagtgCGGGGAACCACTGATCTCAACGGGCCCGAACCCGATCTTTTCCCAACCCAATATCAGAGTGGTTTGTTCCACGAAACCCAGGCATCCTGGGTTATACCTTCTTATCAAAATCTCACCGGGGTGCTGAACCGTCCTTCTTTTGTTCCTTGAAAGATTCTCTCCTGCCGCTTTTACAGGCAGGGTCCAGACGGAATTCCTTCATCGAATCAGACTTGCGTTGTCACTACTACGTTTCCCAACCCCGTTGAAGAAATCATGGCTGATAGAACAGGCTCCTGTCAGtattttctgttttctttgcTCCAGTCCTGTACCCTTTCACTGATGCGAATGCCTTATCGGAGCCTCTGATTTACTAACAATGATATCATCGTCTCCTATGCTCTTCAGACAACCCATTTTCCAGGCGATCGTCTCACGGTCCAAAGACCGTGAACACGTATCGGGTATTGACGCCTCTGTCTTGGCTCCTCGTAGTGGTCTTCGGCATCTATTACTCGGTACGCGGCCCTGATGATGTTCCATCAGGCTCTACTATAGGGAATCAAGCCGAGATCAATCCCACACCCTTTTCGCAGACCAAGACAATCACCATCATCTACTGGTAAGATGAAGCGTGTTTATTGACCGTCCTTGATTTTCCAGGAGATGTGGTAGTCTTTTTGTTGATAGGGTCAATTGACCTGCGGGGCGAGAATGCGATTTCTCCACTGAAGTCCCCTTTAAGCTAACTTGACCCGCCAGGGTTATTCTCCTTGTTTCTCAGCTCGGATATATGGGGCAACTCTGGTCCTCAAATCCCGAGAGATTGACGGCGGCTGCCAATGTGGCGCCGCACTTCATCCTAAACAATCTCTTCATACTCTCTTTCATTCTCCTTTGGGTTCGCTCCCATTTCTGGGGTGCCGAAGTCTTCGACATTGTCTCGTTGCTCAACCAGGGCACGCTATACTGGAGATACCCAGGTCTTCCCGAATATATCCACCTTCCAGCAGTGGCGGGACCCTATGCTTGGTCCATCACGACTCTCTTCTGGAATGGAGCGGTTGCCGTGGGCGGTTACAGCCTTCCAAAGAGGATAGTTGCCAATGTGTTCATCTGGGTCATGTTCCTCTTTGGACAGGCCCACATTGCACGCCGGAATGATCGTTCGCTCGGCTACTCACTCAGTCTTCTGACTTTGTGTAAGCAAATTCAAATTTTCATGACCCTTTAACATGCACGGTGCGTTATTATTTGACGCTCCAGCTAATCAATTCCCAATCCAGCACTTGCTCTCAAGCAGTTCTCCTTGAAGATCATCTCCTTACAGTGGATCTTCGCCTTCATAATCTTTGGCATCTTCCTGGTATCATCATTGTACAGCTCAACTACCAGATACTACAAGCGAGACTTCTTCCTCAGAAGTCTGGTCGAGCCCGAAGCCGGCGACCGTGAACGCGAGCCCTTGCTCAGCAATGCGTAAAGAGGGCTAGGTCCACCTTACTAAAGTGGCCACTAACATTACGGAAACGGGATCCCGAGAAGTCCACAATGGTAATTTTTCATGCCGTTGTTTCCAGCTTATGCCTCAGTAACATGGTGAAGTTTTTAGTTCTGTATCTGTGTCTTTCTCAGAAATTGCTAAAGTTATTCCTAGCTAAAGTCAGAGCAGAATATCGTGCTTCATATTGCAatttggaaaaaaaaaaaaaaaaaaaaaaaaaaaaaaattggaaaAGGAAATGTGTGGTATCCCACCTATTAGCTCTCATGTGTTGGGTCCTCTTAACTTGGTAATTTGAGGCCCTTGGCTTTCCCTTATAATGATATGCTCCTTTGTCGTTCAGATGCGGTTTGGCTAGTCTCCATTACTTAATCCAAATAGCTTTTTGTTCTCTCATATCTCCTCTTGGTTTGTGGGTATTTCGGGTGCGAGCGTAATGCTTCTCGATGCGGGTTTTGAGCGGGAGCTCAACTTGGCAGCATTGGAGAATGATGTCATTCCGCTAGCTTTCTCTGCCGTTGGATGAAGATCCACTGCTAACTACCGGGTAGCCCATGGGAGACAAACGACCTAAAGTCAACTGAAATATCACGAAAGGGGAACAGTAAATATGATAACTGGTAAAGGCATTCAGAGCTTCCGCAAGACTTGACCGCTCCCTTCATCCGGATTGTCTCCTCGATTCTTAATGTGCCGCCTCAAGTGACCTGAGTATTATTCTGACTTCCAGTTTGAACATTTATTTCGGATTCTGACGCTGTCGAGTCGGGAATTAGGGAAAGCTCTGACGGCAGGGAGATCAGCTCCGCATAGCTTCTCTCAGAGCGAATAGCTGTGCAGGTGTCAACGCTCACGTGGAAGAGGACAGGGGATTGTTGCCATGATAAAATCTTTAGATTCGTGGATTCTTCGCTCGAAAAGATATTCTTTAAGCCTGATGATTGACATGCATGCCGAGTAGCCAGGAGAAACACACAATGTGGTTTgttctacggagtactccgtgcacATAACTGGAATTCTTCCAGTTCGCAGCC includes:
- a CDS encoding uncharacterized protein (EggNog:ENOG410PIIJ~COG:S~TransMembrane:6 (i23-45o76-95i107-126o191-209i216-233o239-257i)~BUSCO:11648at33183), translating into MADRTGSYNPFSRRSSHGPKTVNTYRVLTPLSWLLVVVFGIYYSVRGPDDVPSGSTIGNQAEINPTPFSQTKTITIIYWVILLVSQLGYMGQLWSSNPERLTAAANVAPHFILNNLFILSFILLWVRSHFWGAEVFDIVSLLNQGTLYWRYPGLPEYIHLPAVAGPYAWSITTLFWNGAVAVGGYSLPKRIVANVFIWVMFLFGQAHIARRNDRSLGYSLSLLTLSLALKQFSLKIISLQWIFAFIIFGIFLVSSLYSSTTRYYKRDFFLRSLVEPEAGDREREPLLSNA